In Burkholderia savannae, one genomic interval encodes:
- a CDS encoding transglycosylase SLT domain-containing protein — MNFTQDQLDKLAANDRAIGAPQGASAAQIWQESRNDPNAVSPTGALGYAQVMPKTLTKVEEALGRRLDPSNFDDSLQIQRFVMTQNMQRFGNYGDALRAYNSGWNPAKWNNDETNAYVSAITGEDGVTTSGVPFVAPGMGKGQGIDPTQTPMMKARKMRQNAQPVADALMDDAAFDSTPLRSSLDSMGLEDTAYAESAAGIRSLSEKAGFAESFVQAAHWDTLAGRLQDAFQAGAPDPNWRMSDAQKHYVATEAPEIWADNHLRDYVGGAFSQADYERRLGMAQQQADFQRRAAQSGWTSTAGQLLAGAGDPVMLVATLGAGSIANAARAAFAVRAAEGVTGVVSSMAEGAAGNMLAAHAITRMDNGSDNWPELFRQGVLGAMLGGVGHAAGLMGEVRAKVEPEVGAKLDGHALDAHIAGQNERIDDIIGRAAGETRSEDSNAGIHASDPLAGNKIVTETETRAGDHGSGDSKIADAVEEFKAEQAEKAEAEARAKDAEKLEPEERQSREDAATNDATERDVVSGAEDRINDEWANAEAVRMGNVRDEMLSNSERARGASTDSHTELMRLATDAQDPMVRALARRLMETQEGRSAAAIFEHPGSAQKGGNARSHYNPATHEIHTWAHDAIDHPVHAAKRAVGQSPRGGLNRDEMMLHEIAHSVTAQKVAYGKRMPQSAHGQLVSQLDKLRQRALREYKGTDANTRYYLKNVDEFVAGLYSGQSAFIDHLKSLKVKNGNILSKTVDAVRALLGLKPGEVNMLTKALGLSDHLVSTPLRADLPYARPTGRSVLTAPGVAREDVPLGVLAQKMADQLENWKEVLPKETEKLRRNASTWYDSIRGKKMGAVGKAVAMLDSVGMTLGRSANKDVRHIASMLAEDPTGVNRQHSTSAAIDKVILASNWRKPVAEVWHRILPELMTNEERVRWSQGIFAGDAEKRISRLVQEERLANRNARLSGEEYVSQAHPLVKQMAAVIDGMWKDMTEMGAKYGEAKSTAIGKRGWQGYLPYAWDWRELQSMYNDPARAGEWNSFKGMLRQQYMAKVIEPALDKLNKAGPATQDATMELHRKVREQAANLTDRYLTQIIRDPEARIAGSDDHFGAVAADMLKADYKGKKVTGVMADEFKKALVDVISDRTRTEFDLLARQPDGVRLLDYIDTDIGRMTEGQSSEFAGRIALAKRGLKDDAHWTAMKDALVSRGANHEEMNALDFLHKSLTDRLGNKDNVVAQFLAQTAHMSMMGKLGFNALADAASIIASSGVNGMFKSIFNGMGKDTALMKQLNRVASSAMGLDHRLHFGETRAGATLNHTGSALQDSAMWRRIGYQGMDIVGKLSGAHYVAKALHRGFVPLLAEDLAKAISGSTIENGVITGTGHTHLNPARLVDSGLTADRVARIKEAIATHDANRKDGELFSWDAWDRTHPGAAEDMIGAIHRVTGQALQRAYIGETPRWLSEGIVGKYAGQFKKYGITAQEKQLMRNAFIADRNSATGFVMGTAWGAALYYAKTMASTAGMTDAQREKYVREHMHGIHLASGIAVMTNVSGMLGDGLDAANVLMGGQTNAGGSPIVALGQLQAMSKAAGAVGGAALGVLNGGTNPLTDKPVNYVKNARTAMRVLPGANTLIGSALANELNQ; from the coding sequence ATGAACTTCACGCAGGACCAGTTGGATAAACTCGCAGCGAACGACCGCGCAATCGGAGCACCGCAAGGCGCGAGTGCAGCGCAGATTTGGCAGGAATCGCGCAACGATCCGAACGCCGTGTCTCCGACGGGGGCGCTCGGCTACGCACAGGTCATGCCGAAGACGCTGACGAAGGTTGAGGAAGCGCTGGGTCGTCGTCTGGACCCGTCGAACTTCGATGACTCGCTGCAAATCCAGCGCTTCGTCATGACGCAGAACATGCAACGTTTCGGCAACTACGGCGATGCGCTGCGGGCGTACAACTCGGGTTGGAACCCGGCGAAGTGGAACAACGACGAGACGAACGCGTACGTGTCGGCGATCACCGGCGAGGATGGTGTTACGACCTCGGGCGTTCCATTCGTTGCACCGGGCATGGGTAAGGGGCAGGGTATCGACCCTACGCAGACGCCGATGATGAAGGCGCGGAAGATGCGCCAGAACGCGCAGCCGGTGGCAGACGCACTCATGGACGATGCCGCGTTCGATAGCACGCCGCTGCGCAGCTCGTTGGACAGCATGGGCCTCGAAGACACGGCGTACGCTGAGTCGGCGGCAGGTATCCGATCGTTGAGTGAGAAGGCGGGCTTCGCGGAGTCGTTCGTCCAAGCGGCACATTGGGATACACTTGCGGGCCGCCTGCAAGATGCTTTTCAAGCAGGCGCGCCTGATCCGAATTGGAGAATGAGCGATGCTCAGAAACACTACGTGGCGACGGAAGCGCCCGAGATTTGGGCTGACAACCACCTCCGCGATTACGTGGGCGGTGCGTTCTCGCAGGCCGACTACGAGCGCCGTCTCGGCATGGCGCAGCAACAGGCAGACTTCCAGCGCCGAGCCGCGCAGAGCGGCTGGACTTCCACGGCCGGTCAGCTTCTCGCAGGTGCAGGCGATCCGGTCATGCTGGTCGCTACGCTTGGCGCAGGATCAATTGCGAACGCGGCGCGTGCGGCATTCGCGGTTCGCGCGGCAGAGGGCGTAACCGGCGTCGTTAGTTCGATGGCGGAGGGCGCGGCGGGCAACATGCTCGCTGCGCACGCCATCACACGGATGGACAACGGCAGTGATAACTGGCCCGAGCTGTTCAGGCAGGGCGTGCTGGGTGCAATGCTCGGCGGGGTCGGGCATGCTGCTGGGCTCATGGGCGAGGTCCGAGCGAAGGTCGAGCCGGAGGTCGGGGCAAAGCTGGATGGTCACGCACTCGACGCCCACATCGCAGGTCAGAACGAGCGCATCGACGACATCATAGGCCGGGCGGCTGGTGAGACTCGCTCAGAAGACTCGAACGCAGGCATTCATGCTAGCGATCCACTGGCAGGCAACAAGATCGTAACCGAGACGGAGACTCGCGCAGGCGATCACGGGTCAGGCGATTCGAAGATCGCAGACGCGGTGGAGGAGTTCAAGGCTGAGCAGGCTGAAAAGGCAGAGGCGGAAGCCCGCGCCAAGGATGCTGAAAAGCTGGAGCCGGAGGAGCGCCAGTCGCGTGAAGACGCAGCCACCAACGACGCTACGGAGCGCGATGTGGTGAGTGGTGCCGAAGACCGGATCAATGACGAATGGGCGAACGCCGAAGCCGTCCGAATGGGTAATGTGAGGGACGAGATGCTCAGCAATTCCGAGCGGGCTCGCGGCGCAAGCACAGACTCTCACACCGAACTGATGCGACTGGCGACGGACGCACAAGACCCGATGGTTCGGGCGCTGGCCCGTCGCCTCATGGAGACGCAGGAAGGCCGCAGCGCGGCAGCGATCTTTGAGCATCCCGGTAGCGCACAGAAGGGCGGCAATGCCCGGAGCCATTACAACCCGGCGACCCACGAGATTCATACGTGGGCGCACGACGCGATCGATCATCCGGTACACGCTGCGAAGCGTGCTGTAGGCCAGTCGCCGCGAGGCGGGTTGAACCGTGACGAGATGATGCTGCATGAGATCGCCCATAGCGTCACGGCGCAGAAGGTCGCATACGGCAAGCGCATGCCGCAGTCCGCACACGGCCAGCTCGTAAGCCAGCTCGACAAGCTGCGCCAGCGCGCTCTGCGCGAGTACAAGGGCACGGACGCCAACACGCGCTACTACCTGAAGAACGTGGACGAGTTCGTTGCCGGTCTGTACAGCGGCCAGTCCGCATTCATCGACCACCTGAAGTCGCTAAAGGTCAAGAACGGGAACATCCTGTCGAAGACCGTAGACGCAGTGCGCGCGCTGCTGGGCCTGAAGCCGGGTGAGGTGAACATGCTGACGAAAGCGCTCGGCTTGTCCGATCACCTCGTGAGCACGCCGCTCCGCGCGGACCTTCCATACGCCCGCCCCACCGGTCGCTCGGTTCTCACGGCTCCGGGCGTTGCCCGCGAAGATGTTCCGCTCGGCGTGCTCGCGCAGAAGATGGCAGACCAACTGGAGAACTGGAAGGAGGTGCTGCCGAAGGAGACGGAGAAGCTCCGCCGTAATGCCTCGACGTGGTACGACTCGATCCGGGGCAAGAAGATGGGCGCGGTCGGCAAGGCCGTCGCCATGCTGGACTCGGTTGGCATGACGCTGGGCCGCTCGGCGAACAAAGACGTACGCCACATCGCGTCCATGCTGGCCGAAGACCCGACCGGTGTGAACCGCCAGCACTCCACGTCCGCAGCCATTGACAAGGTGATCCTCGCGTCGAACTGGCGCAAGCCGGTTGCCGAGGTATGGCACCGTATCTTGCCCGAGCTGATGACGAACGAGGAGCGTGTGCGGTGGTCGCAGGGCATCTTCGCGGGCGACGCCGAGAAGCGCATCTCGCGACTGGTGCAGGAGGAGCGACTGGCAAACCGCAACGCGCGCCTGTCCGGCGAGGAGTACGTCTCGCAGGCTCATCCGCTCGTGAAGCAGATGGCGGCTGTCATCGACGGCATGTGGAAGGACATGACGGAAATGGGGGCGAAGTACGGAGAGGCGAAGTCCACGGCTATCGGCAAGCGCGGCTGGCAGGGCTACTTGCCATACGCGTGGGACTGGCGTGAGCTTCAGTCGATGTACAACGATCCGGCGCGAGCGGGCGAGTGGAACTCGTTCAAGGGCATGCTACGCCAGCAGTACATGGCGAAGGTGATCGAACCTGCGCTCGACAAGTTGAACAAGGCAGGCCCGGCTACGCAGGACGCGACGATGGAACTGCACCGGAAGGTCCGCGAGCAGGCAGCCAACCTCACGGATCGTTACCTGACGCAGATCATTCGTGACCCGGAAGCACGTATTGCGGGCTCGGACGACCACTTCGGTGCGGTCGCGGCGGACATGCTCAAGGCGGACTACAAGGGTAAGAAGGTCACGGGGGTGATGGCCGACGAGTTCAAGAAGGCACTCGTCGATGTCATCTCGGATCGTACTCGCACGGAGTTCGACCTGCTGGCCCGCCAGCCGGACGGCGTGCGTCTGCTCGATTACATCGACACGGACATCGGGCGGATGACTGAAGGCCAGTCCAGCGAGTTCGCAGGTCGGATTGCTCTGGCGAAGCGCGGCCTGAAGGACGACGCGCACTGGACTGCGATGAAGGACGCGCTCGTATCCCGTGGCGCAAACCATGAGGAGATGAACGCGCTGGACTTCCTGCATAAGAGCCTCACGGATCGCCTTGGTAACAAGGACAACGTGGTGGCGCAGTTCCTCGCGCAGACGGCCCACATGAGCATGATGGGTAAGCTGGGCTTCAACGCTCTGGCGGACGCTGCATCGATCATCGCGTCGTCGGGCGTGAACGGCATGTTCAAATCCATCTTCAACGGGATGGGTAAGGACACCGCGCTGATGAAGCAACTGAACCGCGTGGCGTCGTCAGCGATGGGGCTGGATCACCGCCTGCACTTCGGCGAGACGCGTGCGGGCGCTACGCTCAATCACACGGGCTCGGCGCTTCAGGACTCGGCTATGTGGCGGCGGATCGGGTATCAGGGCATGGACATCGTTGGCAAGCTCTCGGGCGCGCACTACGTTGCCAAGGCTCTGCATCGTGGCTTCGTCCCCCTGCTGGCTGAAGACCTCGCGAAAGCGATCAGCGGCTCGACCATCGAGAATGGCGTCATCACCGGCACGGGGCATACGCATCTGAACCCGGCCCGTCTCGTGGACTCGGGCCTTACGGCAGATCGTGTGGCCCGGATCAAGGAAGCCATCGCAACTCACGACGCCAACCGCAAGGATGGCGAGCTGTTCTCGTGGGACGCGTGGGACCGCACGCATCCGGGTGCGGCCGAGGACATGATTGGGGCCATCCACCGCGTTACCGGGCAGGCGCTCCAGCGTGCCTACATTGGCGAGACACCGCGCTGGCTCAGTGAGGGCATTGTCGGGAAGTACGCCGGGCAGTTCAAGAAGTACGGCATCACTGCGCAGGAGAAGCAGCTCATGCGAAATGCGTTCATCGCTGACCGCAACTCCGCGACGGGTTTCGTCATGGGTACGGCATGGGGCGCTGCCCTGTACTACGCTAAGACGATGGCCTCGACGGCAGGCATGACGGACGCCCAGCGGGAGAAGTACGTCCGTGAGCATATGCACGGTATCCATCTCGCGAGCGGTATCGCAGTCATGACGAACGTGTCCGGGATGCTGGGCGACGGCCTCGATGCGGCGAACGTCCTTATGGGCGGACAGACGAACGCGGGTGGGTCGCCCATCGTGGCGCTCGGGCAGCTTCAGGCCATGTCCAAGGCGGCAGGTGCAGTCGGCGGCGCTGCCCTCGGCGTGCTGAACGGCGGCACGAATCCGCTGACGGATAAACCCGTTAACTACGTCAAGAATGCCCGCACGGCAATGCGCGTCCTTCCGGGCGCGAACACCCTCATCGGCTCCGCGCTTGCGAACGAGCTGAATCAGTAA
- a CDS encoding phage nozzle protein codes for MAKVVGSYASVTRGVSEQVPQDRHPGQMWEQVNMISDPVVGCARRPGSLLTDYKVLTAASSLDSLKADIRMYRTFTFFHNSKEYALLYRSDVAASPAALPAFLCYCKTDSRFLSVVLADPDGMAPWVTGGVSALCTVGDYIAIAANKLGPGYSLDDRFAGHNMHGVAWVRGGAYSRTYTLKITRRSDGVQFAAAYTTMASSYPYLLNTSDIPSSAPDYQKQINDRVNDYNSKVNQWIGDAQASIQPQNIAEKLRAALQSQGFTNCDRRGGTVILDNISFMSCDDGGDGTTFRAVFNTLDDVGKLSSIHWNDKPIQIKSNTQVDPYYMVFKTDTGEGYGTGKWVEGPAQVVQPGQVFAVGGITKDGNTFAIGSGPAQLNAYSTDFQVPKFAGSVCGDKDQTGAIPYFFGKRISLLAMFQDRLVIVSDGTVFMSRTGDYFNFFRKTMLSVHDDDPIQAYALGAADDVITRCVTYNKNLFLFGLRNQYTIPGNVAASPANITISPVAAERDAILCQPVVHGNIVFYGSQVASNGDVPYSGIINQFQLGLFQDIPETFQISKQLSRYIKGRPTEMATVSAPPALLVRADGYDNGFYVYTYLDAPGTQQREFDSWSRWEFSDALGIVAGVSSYQQKLLSFTIALDARAGQASNAIVMCNEFSLDTADRTRPYLDSMRPMNQGGPILSKLNTPGMWNDAYAAIGAAHDEFLLNGKLTSWTSFTSQYPAIPAADYWGGFDYPSYVVPTPPYVRDSNDKAIVNGRLVINKYTASFTNSSGCIVNMIDKTGAERHLVSYAGRQVGHSNNLVGRVPISTTNFPVPVGRSNIEHKIKFIAKVGLPMTISAIEWVGQFFTSGRRV; via the coding sequence ATGGCTAAGGTTGTCGGCTCATACGCGAGCGTCACGCGAGGCGTCAGCGAGCAGGTTCCGCAGGATCGACATCCGGGCCAGATGTGGGAGCAGGTGAACATGATTTCGGACCCGGTGGTGGGCTGCGCCCGCCGTCCCGGTTCGCTCCTAACGGACTACAAGGTGCTCACGGCGGCTTCGTCGCTGGATAGCCTCAAGGCCGACATCAGGATGTACCGCACATTCACGTTCTTCCACAACAGCAAGGAGTATGCGCTGCTGTACCGGAGCGACGTTGCGGCGAGCCCTGCTGCGCTCCCGGCGTTCCTCTGCTACTGCAAGACAGACTCGCGCTTCCTGAGCGTGGTACTAGCGGACCCCGACGGCATGGCCCCGTGGGTGACGGGCGGCGTTTCAGCGCTTTGTACTGTGGGCGACTACATCGCCATCGCGGCGAACAAGCTCGGCCCCGGCTACAGCCTCGACGACCGCTTTGCAGGTCATAACATGCACGGCGTCGCTTGGGTGCGCGGTGGCGCGTACAGCCGAACGTACACGCTGAAGATCACGCGCCGGTCGGACGGCGTGCAGTTCGCGGCTGCATACACGACGATGGCATCAAGCTATCCGTACTTGCTGAACACATCGGACATTCCGTCGTCCGCCCCGGACTACCAGAAGCAGATCAATGACCGCGTGAACGACTACAACTCGAAGGTGAACCAGTGGATCGGCGACGCGCAAGCCAGCATCCAACCGCAGAACATCGCGGAGAAACTCCGCGCGGCGCTGCAATCGCAAGGCTTCACGAACTGCGACCGACGCGGTGGCACCGTCATCCTCGACAACATCAGCTTCATGTCGTGCGACGACGGGGGTGATGGAACTACGTTCCGCGCAGTGTTCAACACGCTCGATGACGTTGGCAAGCTGAGCAGCATCCACTGGAACGACAAGCCTATCCAGATCAAGTCGAACACGCAGGTCGATCCATATTACATGGTGTTCAAGACGGACACCGGCGAGGGGTATGGCACTGGCAAGTGGGTCGAAGGTCCGGCGCAGGTAGTACAGCCGGGGCAGGTGTTCGCTGTCGGGGGCATCACGAAGGACGGCAATACGTTCGCCATCGGTTCTGGACCGGCGCAACTCAACGCGTATTCGACGGACTTCCAAGTGCCGAAGTTCGCGGGCTCAGTGTGCGGGGACAAAGACCAGACGGGCGCGATCCCGTACTTCTTCGGCAAGCGCATTAGTCTGCTGGCGATGTTTCAGGACCGGCTCGTGATCGTCTCGGACGGTACGGTGTTCATGTCGCGTACGGGCGACTACTTCAACTTCTTCCGTAAGACGATGCTGTCTGTGCATGACGACGACCCGATCCAAGCATACGCGCTCGGCGCGGCGGACGACGTGATTACGCGATGCGTGACGTACAACAAGAACCTGTTTCTGTTCGGCCTGCGCAACCAGTACACGATCCCCGGCAACGTAGCGGCGTCGCCTGCGAACATTACCATCTCGCCGGTAGCGGCCGAGCGAGACGCGATCCTCTGTCAGCCAGTGGTGCATGGGAACATTGTCTTCTACGGCTCACAGGTTGCGTCGAACGGGGATGTGCCGTACAGCGGCATCATCAACCAGTTCCAGCTCGGGCTGTTTCAGGATATCCCGGAGACATTCCAGATCAGCAAGCAGCTCTCGCGTTACATCAAGGGCCGTCCGACTGAGATGGCTACGGTGAGCGCACCGCCTGCGCTACTGGTGCGGGCGGACGGCTATGACAACGGGTTCTACGTGTACACGTACCTCGATGCTCCGGGTACGCAGCAGCGCGAGTTCGACTCGTGGAGCCGCTGGGAGTTCAGCGATGCGCTCGGCATAGTGGCGGGCGTCAGCTCGTACCAGCAGAAGCTCCTGTCGTTTACCATTGCGCTCGACGCGAGGGCCGGGCAGGCATCGAATGCCATCGTCATGTGCAACGAGTTCAGTCTTGACACAGCGGATCGAACGCGCCCGTATCTCGACAGCATGCGCCCGATGAATCAGGGCGGGCCGATCCTCTCTAAGCTGAACACGCCGGGTATGTGGAACGACGCGTACGCCGCCATCGGAGCGGCCCATGATGAGTTCCTGCTGAACGGAAAGCTGACGAGCTGGACGAGCTTTACGTCGCAGTATCCGGCGATTCCGGCTGCGGACTATTGGGGAGGCTTCGACTACCCGAGCTACGTTGTACCGACTCCGCCGTACGTGCGTGACTCAAACGACAAGGCAATCGTGAACGGGCGGCTCGTCATCAATAAGTACACGGCCAGCTTCACGAACAGCTCTGGTTGCATCGTGAACATGATCGACAAGACCGGGGCCGAGCGGCACCTCGTCAGCTACGCGGGGCGTCAGGTTGGTCATTCGAATAACCTCGTCGGGCGCGTGCCAATCAGCACTACGAACTTCCCGGTTCCGGTGGGGCGATCGAACATCGAGCACAAGATCAAGTTCATCGCAAAGGTGGGCCTACCCATGACTATCTCCGCGATTGAATGGGTGGGTCAATTCTTCACTTCAGGTAGGAGAGTCTAA
- a CDS encoding phage tail protein, with protein sequence MRLSQLDVVNACLATMGESPLVAIDDDHPYVQAALTALRNSSAVVQSEGWWFNTDYQNITIDPGTGFAYSPADALSVETARAAVIARGTRLYDQMHSSYDMRPVFGAGPIQAAVIREVPFEDIPTMAQHAISARARLDFQASFDGDDNKYSKIGGEYTLAHRLLKAEHTRQSRVNFFDSVSMQEKLRLMRPMSRGMRIGRRGW encoded by the coding sequence ATGCGACTTTCTCAACTTGATGTCGTCAACGCATGTCTCGCAACGATGGGCGAGAGTCCCCTCGTAGCCATTGACGACGATCATCCGTACGTGCAGGCTGCTCTAACGGCGCTGCGTAATTCCTCTGCCGTCGTGCAGAGCGAAGGATGGTGGTTCAACACGGACTACCAGAACATCACCATTGATCCGGGCACGGGCTTCGCGTACTCGCCCGCCGACGCCCTCTCCGTTGAAACTGCACGGGCGGCTGTCATCGCACGGGGCACGCGGCTGTACGACCAGATGCACTCCTCGTATGACATGCGCCCTGTGTTCGGCGCAGGCCCGATTCAGGCGGCGGTCATACGCGAGGTTCCCTTCGAGGACATTCCAACTATGGCCCAGCACGCCATCTCGGCGCGTGCCCGGCTGGACTTCCAAGCGTCGTTCGATGGCGACGATAACAAGTACAGCAAGATCGGTGGCGAATACACGTTGGCCCATCGGCTGCTCAAGGCCGAGCACACGCGGCAGTCGCGGGTGAACTTCTTCGACTCGGTGTCGATGCAGGAGAAGCTCCGGCTCATGCGCCCGATGTCTCGCGGCATGCGGATCGGACGGAGGGGCTGGTAA
- a CDS encoding portal protein, translating to MQFTAEQAWESLAGLRRPLLTRCEKYSAFTLPTIITPQGYNEELEELQTDFQSVGAQGVNNLANKLMLALFAPSRPFFRYQVAAALMNQLKQTLDVQEQDLQEMLAEGERNCIRTLDAMGVRPKLYEAMKHLIITGNCLLILGDDPKDTPMRVLSLKRYAVKRSMSGKLLQLIIHETVRFDELDDEVQKIAAESSSRYANVDPNDPNSCPEVKYFTWVRWDGTANYIVTHHVDNVELPAKFSGKYTDQDLPYIPLTWELHDDNDYGTGLVEQMAGDLAALSALSEAEVKGAILASEFRWLVNPAGQTRPEDIEDSDNGAALPGTKDDVVPLNSGTGQAMQYIDTVATKYVNRIGRNFLLSSSIVRDAERVTAEEIRMQANELETSLGGVYSRLAVDFQKPMAYWLTKRAGVQLAGKDIEPMVITGLDALSRNGDLDNLKLALQDLAAVSGMPPQALAVLNLTAIAKAIFMGRGVTMADYVKSQEQQAADLQNANAAALAQQVARPVAQAVMSGQPNQQG from the coding sequence ATGCAGTTCACGGCTGAGCAGGCGTGGGAGTCCCTCGCGGGGCTCCGACGCCCACTCTTGACGCGGTGTGAGAAATACAGCGCGTTCACCCTGCCGACGATCATCACGCCGCAGGGCTACAATGAGGAGCTTGAGGAGCTTCAGACCGACTTCCAATCAGTTGGTGCGCAGGGCGTGAACAACCTCGCGAACAAGCTGATGCTAGCGCTGTTTGCGCCGAGTCGTCCGTTCTTCCGGTATCAGGTTGCGGCGGCGCTGATGAATCAGCTCAAGCAGACGCTCGACGTGCAGGAGCAGGACTTACAGGAGATGCTGGCCGAGGGCGAGCGGAACTGCATCCGTACGCTCGACGCGATGGGCGTACGGCCGAAGCTGTACGAGGCCATGAAGCACCTCATCATCACGGGGAACTGTCTGCTCATCCTCGGCGATGATCCTAAGGACACACCGATGCGCGTGTTGTCGCTGAAGCGGTACGCCGTGAAGCGCAGCATGAGCGGCAAGCTCCTACAGCTTATTATCCACGAGACGGTGCGATTCGACGAACTGGACGACGAGGTGCAGAAGATCGCGGCGGAGTCGAGCAGTAGGTACGCAAACGTGGACCCGAACGATCCGAATTCGTGCCCCGAGGTGAAGTATTTCACATGGGTGCGGTGGGACGGTACGGCGAACTACATCGTCACGCATCACGTAGATAACGTGGAATTGCCCGCAAAGTTCAGCGGCAAGTACACGGACCAAGACCTACCGTACATCCCGCTGACGTGGGAACTGCACGACGACAACGACTACGGCACCGGGCTCGTGGAGCAGATGGCAGGCGACCTCGCCGCGCTGTCGGCGCTCTCGGAGGCCGAAGTGAAGGGCGCGATCCTTGCTTCGGAGTTCCGCTGGCTGGTGAACCCGGCAGGGCAGACCCGCCCCGAGGACATCGAAGACAGCGACAACGGCGCGGCGCTGCCCGGCACGAAGGACGATGTGGTCCCGCTGAACAGCGGCACGGGGCAGGCGATGCAGTACATCGACACGGTTGCCACGAAGTACGTGAACCGCATCGGGCGGAACTTCCTACTCAGCTCCTCCATTGTCCGCGACGCAGAGCGCGTGACGGCCGAGGAGATTCGAATGCAGGCTAACGAGCTGGAGACGAGCCTCGGCGGTGTCTACTCGCGCCTCGCCGTGGACTTCCAGAAGCCGATGGCGTACTGGCTCACGAAGCGCGCGGGTGTTCAGCTTGCGGGCAAGGACATCGAGCCAATGGTCATCACGGGGCTGGACGCCCTGAGCCGCAACGGCGACCTCGACAACCTCAAGCTCGCGCTGCAAGACCTCGCAGCCGTATCCGGCATGCCTCCGCAGGCACTCGCCGTGCTGAACCTGACAGCCATCGCCAAGGCCATCTTCATGGGCCGGGGCGTGACGATGGCCGACTACGTGAAGTCGCAGGAGCAGCAAGCAGCAGACCTCCAGAACGCGAACGCAGCGGCACTGGCGCAGCAAGTCGCGCGCCCCGTCGCGCAAGCCGTCATGAGCGGCCAACCCAACCAACAAGGATAA